Proteins encoded together in one Dasypus novemcinctus isolate mDasNov1 chromosome 9, mDasNov1.1.hap2, whole genome shotgun sequence window:
- the LOC101440837 gene encoding olfactory receptor 11A1-like, with protein MVIPSWKNQTTIMEFVLQGFSSIRQVNISLFMMFLVFYISTISGNILIVLLVLFNYHLHTPMYFFLVNLSFLEIWYTSNIVPRMLLIIIAEQKTISMAGCLTQFYFFGSLVATECLLLAVMSYDRYLAICQPLRYPILMTGLLCIKLAASSWLCCFLLTAIIMVLLSRLTFCGSNEIDHYFCDFTTLIHLSCTDTSLSEAIAFATSSAVTLVPLFLIAASYSCILTDILRIPSGTGQWKAFSTCSSHLTIVTMFYGTLIASYLVPSGNSSQLLRKGFSLLYTILTPMFNPIIYSLRNRDIHEALKRCFSKKPAFLQ; from the coding sequence ATGGTGATCCCATCCTGGAAAAACCAAACAACCATAATGGAATTTGTGCTTCAAGGATTCTCTTCCATCCGACAGGTGAATATTTCCCTCTTTATGATGTTTTTAGTTTTCTACATCTCAACCATCTCTGGAAACATCCTCATTGTCCTGCTAGTTTTGTTCAACTATCAcctccacacccccatgtacttcttcctggtgAACCTGTCCTTTCTGGAGATCTGGTATACCTCCAACATTGTCCCCAGGATGTTGCTGATTATCATAGCTGAACAGAAGACTATCTCGATGGCCGGCTGCCTGACACAGTTCTATTTCTTTGGATCCCTGGTTGCAACAGAGTGCCTCTTACTTGCTGTGATGTCCTATGACCGCTACTTGGCCATCTGCCAACCTCTCCGCTACCCCATCCTCATGACTGGTCTCCTCTGCATTAAGCTTGCTGCCAGTTCTTGGCTTTGCTGCTTCCTCCTCACAGCAATCATTATGGTCCTACTGTCTAGGCTAACCTTCTGTGGATCTAATGAAATTGATCACTACTTTTGTGACTTCACCACTCTGATCCATCTCTCCTGCACAGACACCTCACTGAGTGAAGCCATCGCCTTTGCCACATCTTCTGCAGTGACATTGGTCCCACTTTTCCTCATTGCAGCCTCCTACTCCTGTATCCTAACTGATATCCTAAGAATCCCATCTGGCACAGGCCAGTGGAAGGCTTtctccacctgctcctcccaTCTCACCATAGTCACAATGTTCTATGGGACTCTGATTGCCTCGTACCTCGTGCCGTCAGGCAATTCTTCCCAACTCTTACGCAAAGGGTTCTCTCTGCTCTATACCATCCTGACACCCATGTTCAACCCCATCATCTACAGCCTGAGAAATAGAGACATACATGAAGCCTTGAAGAGATGCTTCAGTAAGAAACCAGCTTTCCTCCAATGA